In the genome of Limnobaculum zhutongyuii, one region contains:
- a CDS encoding DUF1820 family protein, with the protein MNNNEQPLYRIQFMNNGKNYQLYVRELNQSAIFGFIEVGDFVFDSQSSLLVDPSEEKLKTEFNGVTRSYIPMHAVIRIDSVLTQGSARISELGNNVMTFPYFPDRKG; encoded by the coding sequence ATGAATAATAATGAGCAACCGCTGTACCGGATCCAGTTCATGAATAACGGTAAGAATTATCAGCTTTACGTTCGTGAACTAAATCAAAGTGCGATTTTTGGCTTTATTGAGGTTGGCGATTTTGTCTTTGATAGCCAGAGTTCACTACTAGTTGACCCCAGCGAAGAGAAGTTAAAAACTGAATTCAACGGTGTAACCCGCAGCTATATCCCTATGCACGCGGTGATCCGTATTGACTCGGTACTCACTCAGGGAAGTGCGCGCATTTCTGAGCTGGGCAATAATGTAATGACTTTCCCCTACTTCCCCGATCGAAAAGGCTGA